A region from the Cardiocondyla obscurior isolate alpha-2009 linkage group LG26, Cobs3.1, whole genome shotgun sequence genome encodes:
- the LOC139111983 gene encoding uncharacterized protein translates to MPACSSESSSRLWSSSPPMSRSSSASPPLPGTPLSTSPPRMSPVSMLKRTTSNVVVSSSSAPTSLSRASSLSSMPTVILSQRRQQQQSLNRPQGILAADSRNVERSSESILSRIMFWYFGLLLGLFRGVFNVIGYTIWAPALWASAWVCLFWVILQLPLTALKWFITVLHTPAYERSRNKRCVLISGGSTVQAVHLARNFYKAGARVIVCDLEGLFGLARFSTACSRYYTIPRPGPRNVVEYMKALRDIVQRERVSYYIPVSAASTAYYDALAKPHLEVMGCECFVPDTSEVTALDDPLELLRRCRMLGLTTPPHFLLRSQQDLSALYERNAFRTGRYMMLAAGPAGMRDRAKILLPPTIREFRNQRHEISDRRPWVVIRDPGGDHFVTCTTLKESRIVANVTCRVDEDRGLIPEKRPEVTRWLEQFFARSFGGRINGHMSFRLSGSRETGELLPVSCRVGVSLPYICHTGIHPRLVWKPCRHFSRQNSALLGTSSRQLPSEAVASAFKQSTSETAPHLLGTVLDKRESLFVYWDPLPYCAYYHLQLPFRRVAGAIRTQHNPPLAVVQ, encoded by the coding sequence ATGCCTGCTTGCTCGAGCGAAAGCTCGTCCAGATTATGGTCTTCCAGTCCGCCGATGTCGCGAAGTAGTAGCGCGTCTCCGCCGCTACCCGGCACCCCGTTGTCTACATCACCACCCCGAATGTCGCCTGTGTCCATGCTGAAGCGCACGACGTCGAACGTAGTCGTGTCGTCGTCCAGCGCGCCGACTAGCCTATCCCGGGCGTCGTCGCTCTCGAGTATGCCGACGGTAATACTCTCTCAGAGACGACAGCAACAACAATCTCTAAATCGTCCCCAAGGTATCCTGGCAGCAGACAGCCGCAATGTCGAACGAAGCAGCGAGTCTATTCTATCGAGGATCATGTTCTGGTACTTTGGCCTCCTGCTGGGCCTGTTCCGGGGTGTTTTCAATGTCATCGGCTACACGATATGGGCGCCCGCGCTTTGGGCGTCCGCCTGGGTCTGTCTGTTCTGGGTGATTCTGCAGCTGCCTCTGACGGCTCTCAAGTGGTTCATCACCGTGCTGCACACCCCGGCGTACGAGAGATCGCGCAACAAAAGGTGTGTGCTGATCAGCGGTGGTAGCACGGTGCAGGCGGTGCATCTGGCGCGTAACTTTTACAAGGCTGGCGCCCGGGTAATAGTGTGCGACCTCGAAGGTCTGTTCGGCCTGGCCAGATTCTCCACCGCTTGCTCCAGGTACTACACGATACCGCGGCCTGGGCCGAGAAACGTCGTGGAATACATGAAGGCGCTGCGAGATATCGTCCAGCGCGAAAGAGTGTCCTACTATATACCGGTAAGCGCCGCCAGCACCGCGTATTACGACGCTCTGGCGAAGCCGCATCTGGAGGTGATGGGCTGCGAGTGCTTTGTGCCCGATACCAGCGAGGTGACCGCTTTGGACGATCCGTTGGAGCTGCTGCGACGCTGTCGTATGCTCGGCCTCACGACCCCGCCCCACTTCCTGCTGCGATCGCAGCAGGATCTGTCCGCGCTCTACGAACGGAACGCGTTTCGCACCGGCAGGTACATGATGCTGGCCGCCGGTCCGGCGGGGATGCGCGACCGCGCCAAGATTCTGCTGCCGCCGACGATCAGGGAGTTTCGGAATCAGCGGCACGAGATCAGCGATAGACGGCCGTGGGTGGTGATCCGCGATCCTGGCGGAGATCACTTCGTCACCTGCACCACGCTCAAGGAGTCGAGGATCGTGGCGAACGTGACATGCCGCGTAGACGAGGACCGGGGCCTCATACCGGAGAAACGTCCGGAGGTGACGCGATGGCTCGAGCAGTTCTTCGCGCGCTCCTTCGGCGGCAGAATCAACGGCCACATGAGCTTCCGGCTGTCGGGGTCGCGGGAAACGGGCGAGCTGTTGCCCGTCAGCTGCCGCGTGGGTGTCAGCCTACCCTACATCTGTCACACGGGGATACACCCGCGCTTGGTATGGAAGCCCTGCCGACACTTCTCCAGACAGAACTCTGCGTTGCTGGGCACGTCGAGCAGGCAGCTGCCGTCCGAAGCCGTGGCAAGCGCTTTCAAGCAATCGACCAGCGAGACCGCGCCTCATCTCCTCGGCACGGTGCTGGACAAGAGAGAATCGCTCTTCGTGTATTGGGATCCGCTGCCCTACTGCGCTTACTATCACCTTCAGCTGCCGTTTCGGCGCGTCGCCGGGGCCATCAGGACGCAGCACAACCCACCCCTAGCGGTGGTGCAGTAA